In a single window of the Gossypium hirsutum isolate 1008001.06 chromosome D02, Gossypium_hirsutum_v2.1, whole genome shotgun sequence genome:
- the LOC107909830 gene encoding OVARIAN TUMOR DOMAIN-containing deubiquitinating enzyme 4 isoform X7, which produces MFWLSTFQAPSQILFIGDGRCLFRSVILGAWLRSGKQSPTERSQKVLADELRSKVADEFIKRRADTEWFVEGDFDNYVVQMRKPHIWGGEPELLMCSHVLKTAITVYMKEKKSASLKVVSEYGQEYGKENPIRVLYHGYGHYDVLRSPVEEKMTEGKCRVKLVP; this is translated from the exons ATGTTTtggctttcaacttttcaagctccGTCTCAAATTTTATTCATTg GTGATGGGAGATGTTTGTTCCGCTCAGTAATTCTTGGCGCTTGGTTGAGGTCGGGGAAGCAATCTCCAACTGAGAGATCTCAAAAAGTTCTTGCAGATGAGCTTAGATCTAAA GTTGCAGATGAATTCATCAAGAGGCGGGCAGACACTGAATG GTTCGTGGAGGGTGATTTCGATAACTATGTAGTGCAAATGCGGAAGCCTCATATTTGGGGAGGAGAGCCTGAGCTGCTCATGTGCTCACATGTGCTCAA GACCGCCATAACAGTTTACATGAAGGAGAAGAAATCTGCAAGTCTCAAAGTTGTATCAGAGTATGGTCAAGAGTATGGTAAGGAAAACCCCATCAGAGTCCTCTATCATGGTTATGGACATTATGATGTATTAAGGAGTCCA GTGGAAGAAAAGATGACCGAGGGTAAATGCAGAGTCAAACTGGTGCCGTAG
- the LOC107909830 gene encoding OVARIAN TUMOR DOMAIN-containing deubiquitinating enzyme 4 isoform X5: MFWLSTFQAPSQILFIGDGRCLFRSVILGAWLRSGKQSPTERSQKVLADELRSKVADEFIKRRADTEWFVEGDFDNYVVQMRKPHIWGGEPELLMCSHVLKTAITVYMKEKKSASLKVVSEYGQEYGKENPIRVLYHGYGHYDVLRSPQVEEKMTEGKCRVKLVP, translated from the exons ATGTTTtggctttcaacttttcaagctccGTCTCAAATTTTATTCATTg GTGATGGGAGATGTTTGTTCCGCTCAGTAATTCTTGGCGCTTGGTTGAGGTCGGGGAAGCAATCTCCAACTGAGAGATCTCAAAAAGTTCTTGCAGATGAGCTTAGATCTAAA GTTGCAGATGAATTCATCAAGAGGCGGGCAGACACTGAATG GTTCGTGGAGGGTGATTTCGATAACTATGTAGTGCAAATGCGGAAGCCTCATATTTGGGGAGGAGAGCCTGAGCTGCTCATGTGCTCACATGTGCTCAA GACCGCCATAACAGTTTACATGAAGGAGAAGAAATCTGCAAGTCTCAAAGTTGTATCAGAGTATGGTCAAGAGTATGGTAAGGAAAACCCCATCAGAGTCCTCTATCATGGTTATGGACATTATGATGTATTAAGGAGTCCA CAGGTGGAAGAAAAGATGACCGAGGGTAAATGCAGAGTCAAACTGGTGCCGTAG
- the LOC107909830 gene encoding OVARIAN TUMOR DOMAIN-containing deubiquitinating enzyme 4 isoform X8, which translates to MFWLSTFQAPSQILFIGIPGDGRCLFRSVILGAWLRSGKQSPTERSQKVLADELRSKVADEFIKRRADTEWFVEGDFDNYVVQMRKPHIWGGEPELLMCSHVLKTAITVYMKEKKSASLKVVSEYGQEYGKENPIRVLYHGYGHYDVLRSPVSSASSKQWKKR; encoded by the exons ATGTTTtggctttcaacttttcaagctccGTCTCAAATTTTATTCATTg GAATTCCAGGTGATGGGAGATGTTTGTTCCGCTCAGTAATTCTTGGCGCTTGGTTGAGGTCGGGGAAGCAATCTCCAACTGAGAGATCTCAAAAAGTTCTTGCAGATGAGCTTAGATCTAAA GTTGCAGATGAATTCATCAAGAGGCGGGCAGACACTGAATG GTTCGTGGAGGGTGATTTCGATAACTATGTAGTGCAAATGCGGAAGCCTCATATTTGGGGAGGAGAGCCTGAGCTGCTCATGTGCTCACATGTGCTCAA GACCGCCATAACAGTTTACATGAAGGAGAAGAAATCTGCAAGTCTCAAAGTTGTATCAGAGTATGGTCAAGAGTATGGTAAGGAAAACCCCATCAGAGTCCTCTATCATGGTTATGGACATTATGATGTATTAAGGAGTCCAGTAAGTAGTGCCTCTTCTAAACA GTGGAAGAAAAGATGA
- the LOC107909830 gene encoding OVARIAN TUMOR DOMAIN-containing deubiquitinating enzyme 4 isoform X3 codes for MFWLSTFQAPSQILFIGIPGDGRCLFRSVILGAWLRSGKQSPTERSQKVLADELRSKVADEFIKRRADTEWFVEGDFDNYVVQMRKPHIWGGEPELLMCSHVLKTAITVYMKEKKSASLKVVSEYGQEYGKENPIRVLYHGYGHYDVLRSPVEEKMTEGKCRVKLVP; via the exons ATGTTTtggctttcaacttttcaagctccGTCTCAAATTTTATTCATTg GAATTCCAGGTGATGGGAGATGTTTGTTCCGCTCAGTAATTCTTGGCGCTTGGTTGAGGTCGGGGAAGCAATCTCCAACTGAGAGATCTCAAAAAGTTCTTGCAGATGAGCTTAGATCTAAA GTTGCAGATGAATTCATCAAGAGGCGGGCAGACACTGAATG GTTCGTGGAGGGTGATTTCGATAACTATGTAGTGCAAATGCGGAAGCCTCATATTTGGGGAGGAGAGCCTGAGCTGCTCATGTGCTCACATGTGCTCAA GACCGCCATAACAGTTTACATGAAGGAGAAGAAATCTGCAAGTCTCAAAGTTGTATCAGAGTATGGTCAAGAGTATGGTAAGGAAAACCCCATCAGAGTCCTCTATCATGGTTATGGACATTATGATGTATTAAGGAGTCCA GTGGAAGAAAAGATGACCGAGGGTAAATGCAGAGTCAAACTGGTGCCGTAG
- the LOC107909830 gene encoding OVARIAN TUMOR DOMAIN-containing deubiquitinating enzyme 4 isoform X14 gives MFWLSTFQAPSQILFIGIPGDGRCLFRSVILGAWLRSGKQSPTERSQKVLADELRSKVADEFIKRRADTEWFVEGDFDNYVVQMRKPHIWGGEPELLMCSHVLKTAITVYMKEKKSASLKVVSEYGQEYGGRKDDRG, from the exons ATGTTTtggctttcaacttttcaagctccGTCTCAAATTTTATTCATTg GAATTCCAGGTGATGGGAGATGTTTGTTCCGCTCAGTAATTCTTGGCGCTTGGTTGAGGTCGGGGAAGCAATCTCCAACTGAGAGATCTCAAAAAGTTCTTGCAGATGAGCTTAGATCTAAA GTTGCAGATGAATTCATCAAGAGGCGGGCAGACACTGAATG GTTCGTGGAGGGTGATTTCGATAACTATGTAGTGCAAATGCGGAAGCCTCATATTTGGGGAGGAGAGCCTGAGCTGCTCATGTGCTCACATGTGCTCAA GACCGCCATAACAGTTTACATGAAGGAGAAGAAATCTGCAAGTCTCAAAGTTGTATCAGAGTATGGTCAAGAGTATG GTGGAAGAAAAGATGACCGAGGGTAA
- the LOC107909830 gene encoding OVARIAN TUMOR DOMAIN-containing deubiquitinating enzyme 4 isoform X15: MFWLSTFQAPSQILFIGDGRCLFRSVILGAWLRSGKQSPTERSQKVLADELRSKVADEFIKRRADTEWFVEGDFDNYVVQMRKPHIWGGEPELLMCSHVLKTAITVYMKEKKSASLKVVSEYGQEYAGGRKDDRG, encoded by the exons ATGTTTtggctttcaacttttcaagctccGTCTCAAATTTTATTCATTg GTGATGGGAGATGTTTGTTCCGCTCAGTAATTCTTGGCGCTTGGTTGAGGTCGGGGAAGCAATCTCCAACTGAGAGATCTCAAAAAGTTCTTGCAGATGAGCTTAGATCTAAA GTTGCAGATGAATTCATCAAGAGGCGGGCAGACACTGAATG GTTCGTGGAGGGTGATTTCGATAACTATGTAGTGCAAATGCGGAAGCCTCATATTTGGGGAGGAGAGCCTGAGCTGCTCATGTGCTCACATGTGCTCAA GACCGCCATAACAGTTTACATGAAGGAGAAGAAATCTGCAAGTCTCAAAGTTGTATCAGAGTATGGTCAAGAGTATG CAGGTGGAAGAAAAGATGACCGAGGGTAA
- the LOC107909830 gene encoding OVARIAN TUMOR DOMAIN-containing deubiquitinating enzyme 4 isoform X4 — protein sequence MFWLSTFQAPSQILFIGDGRCLFRSVILGAWLRSGKQSPTERSQKVLADELRSKVADEFIKRRADTEWFVEGDFDNYVVQMRKPHIWGGEPELLMCSHVLKTAITVYMKEKKSASLKVVSEYGQEYGKENPIRVLYHGYGHYDVLRSPVSSASSKQNRHYGDCCSGR from the exons ATGTTTtggctttcaacttttcaagctccGTCTCAAATTTTATTCATTg GTGATGGGAGATGTTTGTTCCGCTCAGTAATTCTTGGCGCTTGGTTGAGGTCGGGGAAGCAATCTCCAACTGAGAGATCTCAAAAAGTTCTTGCAGATGAGCTTAGATCTAAA GTTGCAGATGAATTCATCAAGAGGCGGGCAGACACTGAATG GTTCGTGGAGGGTGATTTCGATAACTATGTAGTGCAAATGCGGAAGCCTCATATTTGGGGAGGAGAGCCTGAGCTGCTCATGTGCTCACATGTGCTCAA GACCGCCATAACAGTTTACATGAAGGAGAAGAAATCTGCAAGTCTCAAAGTTGTATCAGAGTATGGTCAAGAGTATGGTAAGGAAAACCCCATCAGAGTCCTCTATCATGGTTATGGACATTATGATGTATTAAGGAGTCCAGTAAGTAGTGCCTCTTCTAAACA GAACCGACATTACGGGGATTGTTGTAGTGGTCGATAA
- the LOC107909830 gene encoding OVARIAN TUMOR DOMAIN-containing deubiquitinating enzyme 4 isoform X6: MFWLSTFQAPSQILFIGIPGDGRCLFRSVILGAWLRSGKQSPTERSQKVLADELRSKVADEFIKRRADTEWFVEGDFDNYVVQMRKPHIWGGEPELLMCSHVLKTAITVYMKEKKSASLKVVSEYGQEYGKENPIRVLYHGYGHYDVLRSPVSSASSKHRWKKR; the protein is encoded by the exons ATGTTTtggctttcaacttttcaagctccGTCTCAAATTTTATTCATTg GAATTCCAGGTGATGGGAGATGTTTGTTCCGCTCAGTAATTCTTGGCGCTTGGTTGAGGTCGGGGAAGCAATCTCCAACTGAGAGATCTCAAAAAGTTCTTGCAGATGAGCTTAGATCTAAA GTTGCAGATGAATTCATCAAGAGGCGGGCAGACACTGAATG GTTCGTGGAGGGTGATTTCGATAACTATGTAGTGCAAATGCGGAAGCCTCATATTTGGGGAGGAGAGCCTGAGCTGCTCATGTGCTCACATGTGCTCAA GACCGCCATAACAGTTTACATGAAGGAGAAGAAATCTGCAAGTCTCAAAGTTGTATCAGAGTATGGTCAAGAGTATGGTAAGGAAAACCCCATCAGAGTCCTCTATCATGGTTATGGACATTATGATGTATTAAGGAGTCCAGTAAGTAGTGCCTCTTCTAAACA CAGGTGGAAGAAAAGATGA
- the LOC107909830 gene encoding OVARIAN TUMOR DOMAIN-containing deubiquitinating enzyme 4 isoform X13, whose amino-acid sequence MFWLSTFQAPSQILFIGIPGDGRCLFRSVILGAWLRSGKQSPTERSQKVLADELRSKVADEFIKRRADTEWFVEGDFDNYVVQMRKPHIWGGEPELLMCSHVLKTAITVYMKEKKSASLKVVSEYGQEYAGGRKDDRG is encoded by the exons ATGTTTtggctttcaacttttcaagctccGTCTCAAATTTTATTCATTg GAATTCCAGGTGATGGGAGATGTTTGTTCCGCTCAGTAATTCTTGGCGCTTGGTTGAGGTCGGGGAAGCAATCTCCAACTGAGAGATCTCAAAAAGTTCTTGCAGATGAGCTTAGATCTAAA GTTGCAGATGAATTCATCAAGAGGCGGGCAGACACTGAATG GTTCGTGGAGGGTGATTTCGATAACTATGTAGTGCAAATGCGGAAGCCTCATATTTGGGGAGGAGAGCCTGAGCTGCTCATGTGCTCACATGTGCTCAA GACCGCCATAACAGTTTACATGAAGGAGAAGAAATCTGCAAGTCTCAAAGTTGTATCAGAGTATGGTCAAGAGTATG CAGGTGGAAGAAAAGATGACCGAGGGTAA
- the LOC107909830 gene encoding OVARIAN TUMOR DOMAIN-containing deubiquitinating enzyme 4 isoform X10, protein MFWLSTFQAPSQILFIGDGRCLFRSVILGAWLRSGKQSPTERSQKVLADELRSKVADEFIKRRADTEWFVEGDFDNYVVQMRKPHIWGGEPELLMCSHVLKTAITVYMKEKKSASLKVVSEYGQEYGKENPIRVLYHGYGHYDVLRSPVSSASSKQWKKR, encoded by the exons ATGTTTtggctttcaacttttcaagctccGTCTCAAATTTTATTCATTg GTGATGGGAGATGTTTGTTCCGCTCAGTAATTCTTGGCGCTTGGTTGAGGTCGGGGAAGCAATCTCCAACTGAGAGATCTCAAAAAGTTCTTGCAGATGAGCTTAGATCTAAA GTTGCAGATGAATTCATCAAGAGGCGGGCAGACACTGAATG GTTCGTGGAGGGTGATTTCGATAACTATGTAGTGCAAATGCGGAAGCCTCATATTTGGGGAGGAGAGCCTGAGCTGCTCATGTGCTCACATGTGCTCAA GACCGCCATAACAGTTTACATGAAGGAGAAGAAATCTGCAAGTCTCAAAGTTGTATCAGAGTATGGTCAAGAGTATGGTAAGGAAAACCCCATCAGAGTCCTCTATCATGGTTATGGACATTATGATGTATTAAGGAGTCCAGTAAGTAGTGCCTCTTCTAAACA GTGGAAGAAAAGATGA
- the LOC107909830 gene encoding OVARIAN TUMOR DOMAIN-containing deubiquitinating enzyme 4 isoform X2, whose translation MFWLSTFQAPSQILFIGIPGDGRCLFRSVILGAWLRSGKQSPTERSQKVLADELRSKVADEFIKRRADTEWFVEGDFDNYVVQMRKPHIWGGEPELLMCSHVLKTAITVYMKEKKSASLKVVSEYGQEYGKENPIRVLYHGYGHYDVLRSPQVEEKMTEGKCRVKLVP comes from the exons ATGTTTtggctttcaacttttcaagctccGTCTCAAATTTTATTCATTg GAATTCCAGGTGATGGGAGATGTTTGTTCCGCTCAGTAATTCTTGGCGCTTGGTTGAGGTCGGGGAAGCAATCTCCAACTGAGAGATCTCAAAAAGTTCTTGCAGATGAGCTTAGATCTAAA GTTGCAGATGAATTCATCAAGAGGCGGGCAGACACTGAATG GTTCGTGGAGGGTGATTTCGATAACTATGTAGTGCAAATGCGGAAGCCTCATATTTGGGGAGGAGAGCCTGAGCTGCTCATGTGCTCACATGTGCTCAA GACCGCCATAACAGTTTACATGAAGGAGAAGAAATCTGCAAGTCTCAAAGTTGTATCAGAGTATGGTCAAGAGTATGGTAAGGAAAACCCCATCAGAGTCCTCTATCATGGTTATGGACATTATGATGTATTAAGGAGTCCA CAGGTGGAAGAAAAGATGACCGAGGGTAAATGCAGAGTCAAACTGGTGCCGTAG
- the LOC107909830 gene encoding OVARIAN TUMOR DOMAIN-containing deubiquitinating enzyme 4 isoform X1 has translation MFWLSTFQAPSQILFIGIPGDGRCLFRSVILGAWLRSGKQSPTERSQKVLADELRSKVADEFIKRRADTEWFVEGDFDNYVVQMRKPHIWGGEPELLMCSHVLKTAITVYMKEKKSASLKVVSEYGQEYGKENPIRVLYHGYGHYDVLRSPVSSASSKQNRHYGDCCSGR, from the exons ATGTTTtggctttcaacttttcaagctccGTCTCAAATTTTATTCATTg GAATTCCAGGTGATGGGAGATGTTTGTTCCGCTCAGTAATTCTTGGCGCTTGGTTGAGGTCGGGGAAGCAATCTCCAACTGAGAGATCTCAAAAAGTTCTTGCAGATGAGCTTAGATCTAAA GTTGCAGATGAATTCATCAAGAGGCGGGCAGACACTGAATG GTTCGTGGAGGGTGATTTCGATAACTATGTAGTGCAAATGCGGAAGCCTCATATTTGGGGAGGAGAGCCTGAGCTGCTCATGTGCTCACATGTGCTCAA GACCGCCATAACAGTTTACATGAAGGAGAAGAAATCTGCAAGTCTCAAAGTTGTATCAGAGTATGGTCAAGAGTATGGTAAGGAAAACCCCATCAGAGTCCTCTATCATGGTTATGGACATTATGATGTATTAAGGAGTCCAGTAAGTAGTGCCTCTTCTAAACA GAACCGACATTACGGGGATTGTTGTAGTGGTCGATAA
- the LOC107909830 gene encoding OVARIAN TUMOR DOMAIN-containing deubiquitinating enzyme 4 isoform X11 gives MPKQEIWIGIPGDGRCLFRSVILGAWLRSGKQSPTERSQKVLADELRSKVADEFIKRRADTEWFVEGDFDNYVVQMRKPHIWGGEPELLMCSHVLKTAITVYMKEKKSASLKVVSEYGQEYGKENPIRVLYHGYGHYDVLRSPVEEKMTEGKCRVKLVP, from the exons atgccTAAACAGGAGATTTGGATTG GAATTCCAGGTGATGGGAGATGTTTGTTCCGCTCAGTAATTCTTGGCGCTTGGTTGAGGTCGGGGAAGCAATCTCCAACTGAGAGATCTCAAAAAGTTCTTGCAGATGAGCTTAGATCTAAA GTTGCAGATGAATTCATCAAGAGGCGGGCAGACACTGAATG GTTCGTGGAGGGTGATTTCGATAACTATGTAGTGCAAATGCGGAAGCCTCATATTTGGGGAGGAGAGCCTGAGCTGCTCATGTGCTCACATGTGCTCAA GACCGCCATAACAGTTTACATGAAGGAGAAGAAATCTGCAAGTCTCAAAGTTGTATCAGAGTATGGTCAAGAGTATGGTAAGGAAAACCCCATCAGAGTCCTCTATCATGGTTATGGACATTATGATGTATTAAGGAGTCCA GTGGAAGAAAAGATGACCGAGGGTAAATGCAGAGTCAAACTGGTGCCGTAG
- the LOC107909830 gene encoding OVARIAN TUMOR DOMAIN-containing deubiquitinating enzyme 4 isoform X12, whose amino-acid sequence MPKQEIWIGIPGDGRCLFRSVILGAWLRSGKQSPTERSQKVLADELRSKVADEFIKRRADTEWFVEGDFDNYVVQMRKPHIWGGEPELLMCSHVLKTAITVYMKEKKSASLKVVSEYGQEYGKENPIRVLYHGYGHYDVLRSPVSSASSKQWKKR is encoded by the exons atgccTAAACAGGAGATTTGGATTG GAATTCCAGGTGATGGGAGATGTTTGTTCCGCTCAGTAATTCTTGGCGCTTGGTTGAGGTCGGGGAAGCAATCTCCAACTGAGAGATCTCAAAAAGTTCTTGCAGATGAGCTTAGATCTAAA GTTGCAGATGAATTCATCAAGAGGCGGGCAGACACTGAATG GTTCGTGGAGGGTGATTTCGATAACTATGTAGTGCAAATGCGGAAGCCTCATATTTGGGGAGGAGAGCCTGAGCTGCTCATGTGCTCACATGTGCTCAA GACCGCCATAACAGTTTACATGAAGGAGAAGAAATCTGCAAGTCTCAAAGTTGTATCAGAGTATGGTCAAGAGTATGGTAAGGAAAACCCCATCAGAGTCCTCTATCATGGTTATGGACATTATGATGTATTAAGGAGTCCAGTAAGTAGTGCCTCTTCTAAACA GTGGAAGAAAAGATGA
- the LOC107909830 gene encoding OVARIAN TUMOR DOMAIN-containing deubiquitinating enzyme 4 isoform X9, producing MPKQEIWIGIPGDGRCLFRSVILGAWLRSGKQSPTERSQKVLADELRSKVADEFIKRRADTEWFVEGDFDNYVVQMRKPHIWGGEPELLMCSHVLKTAITVYMKEKKSASLKVVSEYGQEYGKENPIRVLYHGYGHYDVLRSPVSSASSKQNRHYGDCCSGR from the exons atgccTAAACAGGAGATTTGGATTG GAATTCCAGGTGATGGGAGATGTTTGTTCCGCTCAGTAATTCTTGGCGCTTGGTTGAGGTCGGGGAAGCAATCTCCAACTGAGAGATCTCAAAAAGTTCTTGCAGATGAGCTTAGATCTAAA GTTGCAGATGAATTCATCAAGAGGCGGGCAGACACTGAATG GTTCGTGGAGGGTGATTTCGATAACTATGTAGTGCAAATGCGGAAGCCTCATATTTGGGGAGGAGAGCCTGAGCTGCTCATGTGCTCACATGTGCTCAA GACCGCCATAACAGTTTACATGAAGGAGAAGAAATCTGCAAGTCTCAAAGTTGTATCAGAGTATGGTCAAGAGTATGGTAAGGAAAACCCCATCAGAGTCCTCTATCATGGTTATGGACATTATGATGTATTAAGGAGTCCAGTAAGTAGTGCCTCTTCTAAACA GAACCGACATTACGGGGATTGTTGTAGTGGTCGATAA
- the LOC107909829 gene encoding thioredoxin O1, mitochondrial yields MRGKSILRPFLTCRTFSVRSVSSSSSSSRILFNQSYLMSTPQTNSSIPKTPFPVWTPKNLNLSRPFSDSSPDFFKPSFMETEPVPVPENVVPVKSEEEFDAALSKAKDESVPAVFYFTATWCAPCRFIGPVMDELARRTPEVTVYKMDIDEEGLARKLEKLKITAVPTVQYFKEGKQEVEVVGGDATHIIQTMKKLYNMRYPKTDDSKQDATSGEEVNEKN; encoded by the exons ATGAGAGGGAAATCAATTCTTCGCCCATTTCTTACCTGTCGAACTTTCAGTGTCCGctctgtttcttcttcttcttcttcttctcggATTCTTTTTAATCAGAGTTACTTAATGTCAACCCCCCAGACAAATTCTTCAATCCCTAAAACCCCATTTCCAGTTTGGACCCCTAAAAACCTTAATCTCTCCCGACCCTTCTCGGACTCTTCTCCTGATTTTTTCAAACCATCCTTCATGGAAACCGAACCGGTGCCGG TTCCAGAGAATGTTGTCCCCGTTAAGTCAGAAGAAGAGTTTGATGCTGCACTTAGCAAAGCTAAAGACGAATCTGTGCCGGCTGTTTTCTATTTCACTGCTACATGGTGTGCTCCAT GCCGATTCATTGGTCCTGTCATGGACGAGTTGGCTCGGAGAACTCCTGAAGTAACAGTTTATAAGATGGATATCGATGAG GAAGGCCTTGCAAGAAAACTGGAAAAGCTAAAGATTACAGCTGTG CCAACTGTTCAATACTTTAAAGAAGGCAAACAGGAGGTTGAAGTTGTTGGTGGTGATGCTACACACATAATTCAAACAATGAAGAAACTTTACAACAT GAGGTATCCAAAGACAGATGATTCAAAGCAAGATGCTACTTCAGGGGAAGaggtaaatgaaaaaaattga